Proteins encoded together in one Kutzneria kofuensis window:
- a CDS encoding DivIVA domain-containing protein — protein MSPEDVRDITFSLALMSKNAYDEAEVDAFLDRIEATLRGEDSLTARDLREVAFTHPGLGRRGYTKDEVDKFLDQAAAALEAR, from the coding sequence ATGAGCCCCGAGGACGTCCGCGACATCACGTTCAGCCTGGCTTTGATGAGCAAGAACGCCTACGACGAGGCCGAGGTCGACGCCTTCCTCGACCGCATCGAGGCCACCCTCCGCGGCGAGGACTCCCTCACCGCGCGCGACCTGCGCGAGGTCGCCTTCACCCACCCCGGCCTCGGTCGCCGCGGGTACACAAAGGACGAAGTGGACAAGTTCCTCGACCAGGCCGCCGCCGCCCTGGAAGCCCGGTAG
- a CDS encoding fatty acyl-AMP ligase: protein MSKFVDTLRATGTGGRDKGFITGEPHAPLRRTWAEVHVTATELAGGLVAGGLRPGTAVAVLAADPAVIAPAVQAVWLAGGSVTMLHQPTPRTDLGEWAQDTLKVLGMIEAGLVLLGSPFDALSGVLDEHGITYRKLTDLAGEPLSEPVHVDEDATALLQLTSGSTADPKAVRITHRNLMANMTAMITASKFDFEADTMVSWLPLFHDMGMVGFLTLPMTFGIELVKVSPVEFLGGPLLWFDLISRYHGTVTAAPNFAYAIAGRRLSSVEDDGKYDLSRLRIALNGAEPIDSAAVKSFTDAGARFGMNPGCVLCAYGMAETTLGVSFAAPGDGLAVDVIDADELEAGKRAVPATDGRTRSFPLLGYPLPGLEIKIVDENGDVRGDREVGLIMLRGESVTPGYLTVNGPVSTQDEHGWLDTGDEGYLIDGQVVVCGRRKDVIIMGGRNIYPTDIERAATSVDGVRAGNAVAVRLDAGTRRERFAVALESNRANDPEAVKVIKDEVAAKVVDAAGVRPYAVIVLPPGNLPKTPSGKLRRAAAGEQVARMLAKD from the coding sequence ATGAGCAAGTTCGTCGACACGTTGCGGGCCACCGGGACCGGTGGCCGCGACAAGGGGTTCATCACCGGCGAGCCGCACGCGCCGCTGCGCCGGACGTGGGCCGAGGTGCACGTGACCGCGACCGAGCTGGCCGGCGGGCTGGTGGCGGGCGGCCTGCGCCCGGGCACCGCGGTCGCCGTGCTGGCGGCCGACCCGGCAGTGATCGCGCCGGCCGTGCAGGCCGTCTGGCTGGCCGGGGGCAGCGTCACGATGCTGCACCAGCCGACCCCGCGCACCGACCTCGGCGAATGGGCCCAGGACACGCTGAAGGTGCTCGGCATGATCGAGGCCGGCCTGGTGCTGCTCGGCAGCCCCTTCGACGCGCTGTCCGGGGTGCTCGACGAGCACGGCATCACGTACCGGAAGCTGACCGACCTGGCCGGCGAGCCCCTGTCCGAGCCGGTCCACGTCGACGAGGACGCCACCGCGCTGCTGCAGCTGACCAGCGGCTCCACAGCGGACCCGAAGGCGGTGCGGATCACGCACCGCAACCTGATGGCGAACATGACGGCGATGATCACGGCGTCCAAGTTCGACTTCGAGGCCGACACCATGGTGTCGTGGCTGCCGCTGTTCCACGACATGGGCATGGTCGGATTCCTGACGCTGCCGATGACCTTCGGCATCGAGCTGGTGAAGGTCAGCCCGGTCGAGTTCCTCGGCGGCCCGCTGCTCTGGTTCGACCTGATCAGCCGCTACCACGGGACCGTCACCGCCGCGCCGAACTTCGCGTACGCCATCGCCGGCCGGCGACTGTCCTCTGTGGAGGATGACGGCAAGTACGACCTGTCGCGGCTGCGGATCGCCTTGAACGGCGCGGAACCCATCGACTCCGCCGCGGTGAAGTCGTTCACCGACGCCGGCGCGCGCTTCGGCATGAACCCCGGGTGTGTGCTCTGCGCCTACGGAATGGCCGAGACCACGCTCGGCGTCTCCTTCGCCGCCCCCGGCGACGGGCTTGCCGTCGACGTCATCGACGCCGACGAGTTGGAGGCCGGCAAGCGGGCCGTGCCCGCGACCGATGGCAGGACCCGCTCCTTCCCGCTGCTCGGATATCCCTTGCCCGGCCTGGAAATCAAGATTGTCGACGAGAACGGCGACGTCCGTGGCGACCGTGAGGTCGGCCTGATCATGCTGCGCGGCGAGTCCGTGACTCCGGGCTATCTCACCGTCAACGGCCCGGTGTCCACACAGGACGAACACGGCTGGCTCGACACCGGCGACGAGGGCTACCTCATCGACGGTCAGGTCGTCGTCTGCGGCCGGCGCAAGGACGTCATCATCATGGGTGGGCGCAACATCTACCCCACCGACATCGAGCGCGCCGCCACCTCCGTCGACGGCGTCCGCGCCGGCAACGCCGTCGCCGTCCGCCTCGACGCCGGCACCCGCCGCGAACGCTTCGCCGTCGCCCTGGAGTCCAACCGTGCCAACGATCCCGAGGCCGTCAAGGTGATCAAGGACGAGGTCGCCGCCAAGGTCGTGGACGCCGCCGGCGTCCGCCCCTACGCCGTGATCGTGCTGCCGCCCGGCAACCTGCCCAAGACCCCCTCCGGCAAGCTCCGCCGCGCCGCCGCCGGCGAGCAGGTCGCCAGGATGCTGGCCAAGGACTGA
- a CDS encoding alpha/beta hydrolase family protein has protein sequence MPTQGVRRSRALRITLVTTSIALVVAVLTLLGIGWYYSGQLLDPTQARPGYPDVSLGPTSVGGVSSVALRKASDTTDAGTWALLWNGGYAQVGEVLTDRDGRVERRLLKGQAPPAGTHVRFSPQMWPGDPKSALGQDFQNVDVPTELGPAPAWLVPGGDTWVIAIHGRGGTREETLRAIPPLHQLGLSVLSITYRNDAGAPRSPDGFFHLGDSEWRDVESAMKYATGRGARHFVLYGWSMGGAIAEQVLVQSPLADKVDAVVLDAPAVSWGKTLVLQAEDRGLPLTGLLTWDAELVSGWRSGIDFGRMELADAPPAHKPPTLLFHGSVDTTVPVQASRDLAAAAGRLGWPITYVEVPGAEHTAAWNVDPSGYERHLRDFLGGRPDLTR, from the coding sequence GTGCCGACACAAGGTGTTCGCCGCTCCCGGGCCCTCCGGATCACCCTCGTCACGACGTCGATCGCGCTGGTCGTCGCCGTGCTCACGCTGCTCGGGATCGGCTGGTACTACAGCGGCCAGTTGCTCGATCCGACGCAGGCGCGACCCGGTTACCCGGACGTCTCACTGGGTCCAACGTCCGTGGGCGGTGTGAGTTCCGTCGCACTGCGAAAAGCGAGCGACACCACAGACGCCGGCACCTGGGCGCTGCTCTGGAACGGCGGCTACGCCCAGGTCGGCGAGGTCCTCACGGATCGTGACGGCCGGGTTGAGCGCCGGCTGCTCAAGGGCCAGGCGCCACCGGCCGGCACGCATGTCCGGTTCAGCCCGCAGATGTGGCCGGGTGACCCGAAATCCGCGCTGGGCCAGGATTTCCAGAACGTGGACGTGCCGACGGAGCTCGGGCCGGCGCCGGCCTGGCTCGTCCCCGGCGGCGACACCTGGGTGATCGCCATCCACGGCCGCGGCGGCACCCGGGAGGAGACGCTGCGAGCCATCCCACCTCTGCACCAGCTGGGCCTGTCGGTGCTGTCGATCACCTATCGCAACGACGCCGGCGCGCCCCGCTCCCCGGACGGCTTCTTCCACCTGGGCGACTCCGAGTGGCGGGACGTGGAGTCGGCCATGAAGTACGCGACGGGGCGCGGCGCCAGGCACTTCGTGCTCTACGGCTGGTCGATGGGCGGCGCGATCGCCGAACAGGTGCTGGTCCAGTCGCCGCTGGCCGACAAGGTCGACGCCGTCGTGCTGGACGCGCCGGCGGTCAGCTGGGGCAAGACGCTGGTGCTGCAGGCCGAGGACCGCGGCCTGCCGCTGACCGGCCTGCTGACCTGGGACGCGGAACTGGTGTCGGGCTGGCGCAGCGGCATCGACTTCGGCCGGATGGAGCTGGCCGACGCGCCGCCCGCGCACAAGCCGCCGACCCTGCTCTTCCACGGCTCGGTCGACACCACCGTTCCCGTGCAGGCCTCACGTGATCTCGCCGCCGCGGCGGGCCGGCTCGGCTGGCCGATCACCTACGTGGAGGTGCCCGGGGCGGAGCACACCGCCGCCTGGAACGTGGACCCGAGCGGCTACGAGCGTCATCTCAGGGACTTCTTGGGTGGTCGCCCTGACCTGACGAGGTGA
- a CDS encoding 50S ribosomal protein L25/general stress protein Ctc produces MSEVRLAAESRTEFGKGAARRTRRSGKIPAVLYGHGSDPKHLALPALEFARVVREHGTNAVLSLELNGGSELALTKTVTTHPIKNYIEHVDLLLVQRGEKVTIDVPVTLVGDAAPATLVTQELSTIQVEADALNLPEHVEVSVEGKEAGIQIHAADIELPAGTTLVTDGEALVAAINAAPTAAQLDGGEAGEAESADDES; encoded by the coding sequence GTGTCCGAGGTACGTCTCGCCGCCGAGTCGCGCACCGAGTTCGGCAAGGGCGCGGCCCGCCGCACCCGTCGTTCCGGCAAGATCCCCGCGGTGCTGTACGGCCACGGTTCCGACCCGAAGCACCTGGCCCTGCCGGCGCTGGAGTTCGCCCGTGTGGTCCGTGAGCACGGCACCAACGCCGTCCTGTCGCTGGAGCTGAACGGCGGCAGCGAGCTGGCGCTGACCAAGACCGTCACCACGCACCCGATCAAGAACTACATCGAGCACGTCGACCTGCTGCTGGTGCAGCGGGGCGAGAAGGTCACCATCGACGTGCCGGTGACGCTGGTCGGCGACGCCGCCCCGGCCACCCTGGTCACCCAGGAGCTGTCCACCATCCAGGTCGAGGCCGACGCCCTCAACCTGCCCGAGCACGTCGAGGTCTCGGTGGAGGGCAAGGAGGCCGGCATCCAGATCCACGCCGCCGACATCGAGCTGCCCGCCGGCACCACGCTGGTCACCGACGGCGAGGCGCTGGTCGCCGCCATCAACGCCGCGCCGACCGCCGCGCAGCTGGACGGCGGCGAGGCCGGCGAGGCCGAGTCGGCCGACGACGAGAGCTGA
- the pth gene encoding aminoacyl-tRNA hydrolase: MDGSDVVLVVGLGNPGPQYAGNRHNIGFLVADELAARVGGKFKGHRSGAEVVEGRLSGRRVVLAKPRSFMNLSGGPTVAAARFYKVAPADVIVVHDELDLPFATIRLKLGGGENGHNGLRSISKSLGTKDYLRVRFGIDRPSGRQDPADYVLKDFSTVERKELPFAIDRCADAVEALIGKGLEAAQNAFH, encoded by the coding sequence GTGGACGGTAGCGACGTCGTTCTTGTCGTCGGGCTGGGCAATCCCGGCCCGCAGTATGCCGGCAACCGGCACAACATCGGCTTCCTCGTCGCCGACGAGCTCGCCGCCCGCGTCGGCGGCAAGTTCAAGGGACACCGCAGTGGCGCCGAGGTCGTCGAGGGGCGCCTGTCCGGCCGCCGGGTCGTCCTCGCCAAGCCCCGCTCGTTCATGAACCTCTCCGGCGGCCCCACCGTCGCCGCCGCCCGCTTCTACAAGGTCGCCCCGGCCGACGTCATCGTCGTGCACGACGAGCTCGACCTGCCCTTCGCCACCATCCGGCTCAAGCTCGGCGGCGGCGAGAACGGCCACAACGGTCTCCGCTCCATCTCCAAGTCCCTCGGCACCAAGGACTACCTCCGCGTCCGCTTCGGCATCGACCGGCCCTCCGGCCGCCAGGATCCCGCCGACTACGTCCTCAAGGACTTCTCCACGGTCGAGCGCAAGGAACTCCCCTTCGCCATCGACCGCTGCGCCGACGCCGTCGAGGCCCTCATCGGCAAGGGCCTGGAAGCCGCCCAGAACGCCTTCCACTGA
- a CDS encoding GGDEF domain-containing protein, which produces MSDAWLVGRARELAMSSGGDVEGQSDAVVAEADRLLAEAQRRGEPRMVAQVLRTSCLVRLSGAHSPNETDPLLDEMIAHTRRHGLTVMEAGAHALRGRRFFLGGYEDEALTSAARALAILDEDLTPDTLIGVRSWTRLLSAVLVDIGQLLSQLGVYEIAAGVFNRAGAAIRGDGGPYEIAEHMINQTRLLLGWGLRLERVGQYDKAAEKFLTASAIAAAAEMPWRNSQPTRLSEAPAADQLPVVGAAHALARPGAEHIDRLRSLGDIAASPRELIMVSIALARCLEREDRFSEAIHVLAGAADRLLNDTTENTLRLCLMREFARLSGSEQTEVGANALEQYATELEHEMWQMGESKVTSLQTRREHERLSREHGAISQQALQDPLTGLPNRRALDERLEALVAAPGEQPLAVALVDLDGFKGVNDRASHAEGDDVLRVIASTLRSAVRGDDMVARYGGDEFVVLLPGAPLSAAEAALGRAVDAVARLPMDLSRGVTLSIGVISLRPQESAAQALARADAAMYLAKRGGGNGVAAVAGDTVSEPNSRSAVAVEGAP; this is translated from the coding sequence ATGTCGGACGCTTGGCTGGTCGGGCGTGCCCGCGAGCTGGCGATGTCCTCGGGCGGCGACGTCGAGGGCCAGTCCGACGCCGTGGTCGCCGAGGCCGACCGCCTGCTGGCCGAGGCGCAACGTCGGGGCGAGCCTCGCATGGTCGCCCAGGTGCTGCGGACGAGCTGCCTGGTGCGGCTGTCCGGGGCGCACTCGCCGAACGAGACCGACCCGCTGCTCGACGAGATGATCGCGCACACCCGCCGGCACGGCCTGACCGTGATGGAGGCGGGCGCGCACGCGCTGCGCGGCCGCCGGTTCTTCCTCGGCGGTTACGAGGACGAGGCGCTCACCTCCGCGGCGCGGGCGCTGGCCATCCTCGACGAGGACCTCACCCCGGACACGCTGATCGGCGTCCGGTCGTGGACCCGGCTGCTGTCCGCGGTGCTGGTGGACATCGGCCAGCTGCTCAGCCAGCTCGGCGTGTACGAGATCGCGGCCGGCGTGTTCAACCGGGCCGGCGCGGCGATCCGCGGCGACGGCGGCCCGTACGAGATCGCCGAGCACATGATCAACCAGACCCGACTGCTGCTGGGTTGGGGCCTGCGGCTGGAGCGGGTCGGCCAGTACGACAAGGCGGCGGAGAAGTTCCTCACGGCCTCCGCCATCGCCGCCGCGGCCGAGATGCCGTGGCGCAACTCGCAGCCGACCCGGCTGTCCGAGGCCCCGGCCGCCGACCAGCTGCCGGTGGTGGGCGCCGCACACGCGCTGGCCCGGCCCGGCGCCGAGCACATCGACCGGCTGCGCTCGCTCGGCGACATCGCCGCCTCGCCCCGTGAACTGATCATGGTGTCCATCGCGCTGGCCCGCTGCCTGGAACGCGAGGACCGCTTCTCCGAGGCGATCCACGTGCTGGCCGGCGCGGCCGACCGGCTGCTCAACGACACCACCGAGAACACGCTCCGGCTGTGCCTGATGCGCGAGTTCGCCCGACTGTCCGGTTCGGAGCAGACCGAGGTCGGCGCGAACGCCCTCGAGCAGTACGCCACCGAGCTCGAGCACGAGATGTGGCAGATGGGCGAGTCCAAGGTGACGAGCCTGCAGACCCGCCGCGAGCACGAGCGGCTGTCCCGTGAGCACGGCGCGATCTCGCAGCAGGCGCTGCAGGACCCGCTGACCGGGCTGCCCAACCGCCGCGCCCTCGACGAGCGGCTGGAGGCCCTGGTCGCCGCGCCCGGCGAGCAGCCGCTGGCGGTCGCGCTCGTCGACCTGGACGGGTTCAAGGGCGTGAACGACCGCGCCTCGCACGCCGAGGGCGACGACGTGTTGCGGGTGATCGCCAGCACGCTGCGCAGTGCCGTCCGCGGCGACGACATGGTGGCCCGCTACGGCGGCGACGAGTTCGTCGTGCTGCTGCCCGGCGCCCCGCTGAGCGCGGCCGAGGCGGCGCTGGGCCGGGCCGTGGACGCCGTCGCCCGGCTGCCCATGGACCTGTCCCGCGGTGTGACGCTGTCGATCGGCGTCATCTCGCTGCGTCCACAGGAGAGCGCCGCCCAGGCCCTGGCCCGTGCGGACGCGGCCATGTATCTGGCCAAGCGTGGCGGCGGCAACGGCGTCGCGGCCGTGGCCGGGGACACTGTGAGTGAGCCCAACAGCCGGTCGGCCGTGGCGGTGGAGGGCGCACCGTAG
- a CDS encoding ribose-phosphate diphosphokinase: MASISGTPKKSLMLFSGRAYPELAEEVAKYLDVSVVPQAAYEFANGEIFVRFEESVRGCDAFVVQCHSAPINQWVMEQLIMVDALKRASAKRITVIMPFYPYARQDKKHRGREPISARLIADLFKTAGADRIMTVDLHTAQIQGFFDGPVDHLWAMALLAEHVRTKYGTEPLTVVSPDSGRTKLAEKWADMLDGCPIAFIHKTRDPLKPNEVVANRVVGEVRDRMCVVIDDMVDTGGTIVKAVEQLVEAGAKGVIVAATHGVLSGPAVERLQNSSAREVVLTNTLPIPPEKQFDKLTVLSIAPLLAQAIQQVFEDGSVTSLFDGNA, encoded by the coding sequence GTGGCCTCCATCTCCGGAACTCCGAAGAAGAGCCTGATGCTCTTCAGCGGCCGCGCCTACCCGGAGCTCGCCGAGGAGGTCGCGAAGTACCTCGACGTCTCGGTGGTTCCGCAGGCCGCGTACGAGTTCGCGAACGGCGAGATCTTCGTGCGGTTCGAGGAGTCGGTCCGCGGCTGCGACGCCTTCGTCGTGCAGTGCCACAGCGCGCCCATCAACCAGTGGGTGATGGAGCAGCTGATCATGGTGGACGCCCTCAAGCGGGCCAGCGCCAAGCGCATCACCGTGATCATGCCGTTCTACCCGTACGCGCGGCAGGACAAGAAGCACCGCGGCCGCGAGCCGATCTCGGCCCGCCTGATCGCGGACCTGTTCAAGACCGCGGGCGCCGACCGGATCATGACCGTCGACCTGCACACCGCGCAGATCCAGGGCTTCTTCGACGGACCGGTCGACCACCTGTGGGCGATGGCGCTGCTGGCCGAGCACGTGCGGACCAAGTACGGCACCGAGCCGCTGACCGTCGTCTCGCCGGACTCCGGGCGCACCAAGCTGGCCGAGAAGTGGGCCGACATGCTGGACGGCTGCCCGATCGCGTTCATCCACAAGACCCGTGACCCGCTCAAGCCCAACGAGGTCGTCGCCAACCGGGTCGTCGGCGAGGTGCGCGACCGGATGTGCGTGGTCATCGACGACATGGTGGACACCGGCGGCACCATCGTGAAGGCCGTCGAACAGCTGGTCGAGGCCGGCGCCAAGGGCGTCATCGTGGCCGCGACGCACGGCGTGCTGTCCGGCCCGGCGGTGGAGCGCCTGCAGAACAGCAGCGCCCGCGAGGTCGTGCTCACCAACACGCTGCCGATCCCGCCGGAGAAGCAGTTCGACAAGCTGACCGTGCTGTCCATCGCCCCCCTGCTGGCCCAGGCGATCCAGCAGGTCTTCGAGGACGGCTCCGTCACCAGCCTCTTCGACGGAAACGCGTAA
- a CDS encoding acyl-CoA desaturase, with protein MTTALEKPREATGGGPKPMLDGQHGRVEQALIYIFTIVPFVALVAAVPLAWGWGLSWVDIAIGAVFFCISGMGVTVGYHRYFTHGSFKAKRGLRVGLAIAGSMSLQGSVIKWVADHRRHHAFSDREGDPHSPWLFGTGPIALAKGFWHAHMGWLYERDLTNRDRFAPDLVADQDLERVDKLFPVWTVVSLLAPAALGGLISWSWWGVLTGFFWAGLVRVAVLHHVTWSVNSICHMIGERPFAARDKSANFWPLAILSFGESWHNLHHADPTSARHGVQRGQIDISARTIWLFEKLGWAWNVRWPSPQRLARISVAK; from the coding sequence ATGACCACAGCCCTGGAGAAGCCAAGGGAAGCAACCGGCGGGGGGCCGAAGCCGATGCTGGACGGCCAACACGGCCGCGTCGAGCAGGCTCTCATCTACATCTTCACCATCGTGCCATTCGTCGCGTTGGTCGCCGCCGTCCCGCTGGCCTGGGGCTGGGGTCTGAGCTGGGTGGACATCGCGATCGGCGCGGTGTTCTTCTGCATCAGCGGCATGGGCGTCACGGTGGGTTACCACCGCTACTTCACGCACGGCTCCTTCAAGGCCAAGCGCGGCCTGCGCGTCGGGCTGGCCATCGCCGGCAGCATGTCGCTGCAGGGTTCTGTGATCAAGTGGGTCGCCGACCACCGGCGGCACCACGCCTTCTCCGACCGTGAGGGCGACCCGCACTCGCCGTGGCTGTTCGGCACCGGGCCGATCGCGCTCGCCAAGGGCTTCTGGCACGCGCACATGGGCTGGCTGTACGAGCGTGACCTGACCAACCGCGACCGTTTCGCGCCGGACCTGGTCGCCGACCAGGACCTGGAGCGAGTGGACAAGTTGTTCCCGGTGTGGACCGTCGTCAGCCTGCTCGCGCCCGCCGCGCTCGGCGGCCTCATCAGCTGGTCCTGGTGGGGAGTCCTGACCGGCTTCTTCTGGGCCGGCCTCGTCCGGGTCGCCGTGCTGCACCACGTCACGTGGTCGGTGAACTCCATCTGCCACATGATCGGCGAGCGGCCCTTCGCCGCCCGGGACAAGTCCGCCAACTTCTGGCCGCTGGCGATCCTGTCGTTCGGCGAGTCGTGGCACAACCTGCACCACGCCGACCCCACCTCCGCCCGGCACGGCGTGCAGCGGGGACAGATCGACATCTCGGCGCGGACCATCTGGCTGTTCGAGAAGCTCGGCTGGGCGTGGAACGTGCGCTGGCCGAGCCCGCAGCGGCTGGCCAGGATCAGCGTCGCCAAGTAG
- a CDS encoding DivIVA domain-containing protein — translation MPPPTLTPADVRTVRFERGPGYDVDEVDAFLAQVAQALTGRGSLTAEQVRDVVFASRKHGYRPRDVDAFLERVERQLSTGRVASTRLRTGADLLAVRLPKASHGYDPGEVEAFLARAAATLDGRAAMTASEVFHTRFTGTTGLRRGYRVAAVDALLDELEQELRSRGR, via the coding sequence ATGCCACCGCCCACCCTCACGCCCGCCGACGTGCGGACCGTGCGGTTCGAGCGGGGGCCCGGCTACGACGTCGACGAGGTGGACGCGTTCCTCGCCCAGGTCGCGCAGGCGCTGACCGGGCGGGGCTCGCTCACCGCCGAGCAGGTCCGTGACGTGGTGTTCGCCTCACGCAAGCACGGTTACCGGCCTCGGGACGTGGACGCCTTCCTGGAGCGGGTGGAGCGGCAGTTGAGCACCGGCCGGGTCGCGTCGACGCGGCTGCGGACCGGGGCCGACCTGTTGGCCGTGCGGCTGCCGAAGGCCTCGCACGGCTATGATCCCGGCGAGGTGGAGGCGTTCCTCGCCCGGGCCGCCGCCACATTGGACGGCCGGGCCGCGATGACCGCGTCCGAGGTCTTCCACACCAGGTTCACCGGCACCACCGGGCTGCGCCGCGGGTACCGGGTGGCCGCCGTTGACGCCCTGTTGGACGAGTTGGAGCAGGAGTTGCGCTCGCGTGGACGGTAG
- the glmU gene encoding bifunctional UDP-N-acetylglucosamine diphosphorylase/glucosamine-1-phosphate N-acetyltransferase GlmU → MPQGGQVSTIVLAAGEGTRMRSATPKVLHRIAGRALVEHAVRAAVGVDPDHLVVVVGHGRQAVAEYLDGLSGDLDRKITVAVQEEQRGTGHAVGCALAALPEVETGTTVVTYGDVPLLDGETLTQLLAEHHSAGNAVTVLTAVVPEPHGYGRIVRDSDGNVLEIVEQKDATPEQAAITEINSGIYVFDTAVLRDGLSRLTTDNAQGELYLTDVLAIARRDGRPVGALICADEWLVEGVNDRVQLARLGAEFNRRLVESWMRAGVTMVDPATVWLDADVALARDVLIEPNVQLRAGTAVYEGAVVGPDTTLSNCVVGAGAKVVRTHGSDSEIGERASVGPFAYLRPGAKLGTAGKIGTFVEVKNSEIGDGSKVPHLTYVGDATIGEQSNIGAASVFVNYDGVRKHRTVIGSHARTGSDTMFIAPVTVGDGAYTAAGSVITRDVPPGALAVARAPQRNVEGWVTRRREGTPAAEAAHKALAAQQDGETGTPDPKEQ, encoded by the coding sequence ATGCCTCAGGGCGGACAGGTCAGCACCATCGTGCTCGCGGCGGGTGAGGGAACCCGGATGCGCTCGGCGACACCGAAGGTGCTGCACCGGATCGCCGGCCGAGCACTCGTCGAGCACGCGGTGCGGGCCGCCGTCGGCGTGGACCCCGACCACCTCGTCGTGGTCGTCGGGCACGGCCGGCAGGCCGTCGCCGAGTACCTGGACGGGCTCTCCGGCGACCTCGACCGCAAGATCACCGTTGCGGTGCAGGAGGAACAGCGCGGCACCGGGCACGCCGTCGGCTGCGCGCTGGCCGCGCTGCCCGAGGTGGAGACCGGCACCACCGTCGTCACCTACGGCGACGTGCCGCTGCTGGACGGCGAGACGCTCACCCAGCTGCTGGCCGAGCACCACTCGGCCGGCAACGCCGTGACGGTGCTCACCGCCGTGGTGCCCGAGCCGCACGGCTACGGCCGGATCGTGCGCGACAGCGACGGCAACGTGCTGGAGATCGTCGAGCAGAAGGACGCCACGCCGGAGCAGGCGGCCATCACCGAGATCAACTCGGGCATCTACGTCTTCGACACCGCCGTGCTGCGGGACGGGCTGTCCCGGCTGACCACCGACAACGCGCAGGGCGAGCTGTACCTGACCGACGTGCTGGCCATCGCCCGCCGCGACGGCCGCCCGGTCGGCGCCCTGATCTGCGCCGACGAGTGGCTGGTCGAGGGCGTCAACGACCGCGTGCAGCTGGCCCGGCTCGGCGCCGAGTTCAACCGGCGGCTGGTGGAGAGCTGGATGCGGGCCGGCGTCACCATGGTCGACCCGGCCACGGTCTGGCTGGACGCGGACGTCGCGCTGGCCCGGGACGTGCTCATCGAGCCGAACGTGCAGCTGCGCGCCGGCACCGCGGTGTACGAGGGCGCGGTCGTCGGCCCGGACACCACGCTGAGCAACTGCGTGGTCGGGGCGGGCGCGAAGGTCGTGCGCACGCACGGCTCGGACTCCGAGATCGGCGAGCGGGCCAGCGTCGGCCCCTTCGCGTACCTGCGGCCGGGCGCGAAGCTGGGCACCGCCGGCAAGATCGGCACCTTCGTCGAGGTGAAGAACTCCGAGATCGGCGACGGCAGCAAGGTGCCGCACCTGACCTACGTGGGCGACGCCACCATCGGCGAGCAGAGCAACATCGGCGCCGCGTCGGTGTTCGTCAACTACGACGGCGTGCGCAAGCACCGGACCGTGATCGGTTCGCATGCGCGCACCGGATCGGACACCATGTTCATCGCCCCCGTGACCGTCGGGGACGGCGCATACACCGCGGCCGGCTCGGTGATCACCCGCGACGTGCCGCCCGGCGCGCTCGCGGTGGCACGGGCGCCGCAGCGCAACGTCGAGGGCTGGGTCACCCGACGTCGCGAAGGCACCCCGGCGGCCGAGGCCGCCCACAAGGCACTCGCCGCCCAGCAGGACGGTGAGACAGGCACACCTGACCCGAAGGAGCAGTGA